A region of Cataglyphis hispanica isolate Lineage 1 chromosome 6, ULB_Chis1_1.0, whole genome shotgun sequence DNA encodes the following proteins:
- the LOC126850262 gene encoding E3 ubiquitin-protein ligase LRSAM1-like isoform X1, with protein sequence MSDIAENLLIQYYGLSTKSETEKFLSIHECVSNVENDVEKLIGEQSTVDTANDNDTSKETEEQENDVENEERNSETDIPTRSSRTLEWEELEDDEKTSSSFDIIFGENTVSNLYENTNASSGKEKQDLILHNARAIILEPEDNEGNDLYLSLNEDALPDSASDVSSITEEKKTKKSPNTSISPSTPPPNKSQIYNENFVDLTSAGLTSFPIEVIEKYPTIQMLYLENNNLSELPKELFVSLSYLQWLDVRNNQLTNLPTSIRSHPSLESILLQGNKFEKLPLELCLVPKLKILNVAHNPIITPPKDIIALGCSGILNYLRTEWNKLHPDEPAISVERKIEPKLSTILCYQSPHQKRRKLSKISQRASKSTNDIGSFKGVSVRKRSRAYKPSNRCENKGINIAMEQQMQWMSKARELFNAQSATIQKIKDSDAIKEWRRDKRSFSKSMEKVSRRNEDDIPFAINIIDYPAIRKQPQKAKENANNQTYEKLRFAASVNINNKIQELLGSFQKFEITESSEILTPKSKQKYLQTKIQKLSQFQKEVQNLKRFNEILSAPMNSPNN encoded by the exons ATGTCCGATATCGCGGAAAATCTTCTCATACAGTATTATGGATTGTCCACGAAATCGGAAActgaaaaatttctatcaattcATGAATGCGTGAGCAATGTGGAGAATGACGTAGAGAAATTGATTGGCGAACAATCGACAGTGGATACAGCAAACGACAATGACACGTCCAAAGAAACGGAAGAACAG gaAAACGATGTTGAGAACGAGGAAAGAAATTCCGAAACTGATATTCCGACGAGATCCTCTCGAACATTAGAATGGGAAGAATTAGAAGACGATGAAAAAACTTCATCTagtttcgatattattttcggAGAAAATACAGTGagcaatttatatgaaaataccAATGCTTCTTCTGGCAAAGAGAAACAAGATCTTATCTTACACAATGCCAGAGCCATCATTTTAG AACCAGAAGACAACGAAGGAAACGATTTATATCTCTCACTTAACGAAGACGCATTGCCGGATAGTGCTTCAGATGTTTCCTCAATaacggaagagaaaaaaacgaaGAAGTCTCCAAATACAAGTATCTCACCCTCGACGCCACCGCCAAATAAATCTCAAATATACAACGAAAACTTTGTAGATTTAACGAGTGCTGGTCTTACATCGTTTCCCATTGAAGTGATCGAAAAATATCCTACAATACAA atgctatatttagaaaataataatctctccGAGCTTCCTAAAGAGCTTTTCGTTTCTTTGTCATATTTGCAATGGCTAGACGTTAGAAATAATCAATTGACAAATTTACCTACGAGTATTCGATCACATCCTTCGCTGGAAAGCATTCTGTTACAAGgaaataaattcgaaaaattgcCATTAGAACTCT GCCTGGTACCAAAACTTAAAATACTCAATGTAGCACATAATCCTATCATTACACCTCCAAAGGATATTATAGCTCTTGGATGTTCGGGTATTCTCAACTACCTCCGAACTGAATGGAATAAATTGCATCCGGATGAGCCTGCGATATCTGTGGAGC gaaaaattGAACCAAAATTATCAACAATTTTGTGTTATCAATCTCCTCACCAAAAACGtcgaaaattgtcaaaaatttcaCAGCGAGCATCGAAAAGCACCAATGATATCGGTTCGTTCAAGGGCGTTTCGGTCAGGAAGAGGAGCAGAGCTTACAAACCCAGTAATAG ATGCGAGAATAAAGGAATCAATATTGCTATGGAACAGCAGATGCAATGGATGTCTAAAGCGAGAGAATTATTCAATGCACAATCGGCaacaattcaaaaaattaa aGATTCGGACGCTATAAAAGAATGGAGACGTGATAAACGAAGTTTCAGTAAAAGTATGGAGAAAGTATCGAGAAGAAATGAAG aCGATATTCCATTCGCAATCAACATCATAGATTATCCTGCGATACGGAAACAACCACAAAAAGcg AAAGAAAATGCGAATAACCAgacatatgaaaaattaagatttgcTGCATCAGT aaatataaataacaagatTCAAGAATTACTAGGATCCttccaaaaatttgaaattacggAATCTTCAGAAATATTGACACCTAAATCCAAACAAAAATACCTACAAACCAAGATTCAAAAG CTCTCACAATTTCAAAAAGAAGTTCAAAATCTAAAAAGATTCAACGAAATTCTATCAGCTCCAATGAATTCTCCAAACAATTAA
- the LOC126850583 gene encoding uncharacterized protein LOC126850583 → MSICSLLFLLILASCIFSKRVIDAKSFKRDHNIGTVLFERNDYGKQCWTSEEFAILNSRRMFQDILPQVKVIDSQNDQYIAHLMDYFHICLESVQKLSVGKTKHLMLKALADTLGGYLRVYILPITRRSYYAGNIKYRNAKMLFELFDELKIFLRTNGAGWSKPSQDVENIKIPPIVITPPKTSIACNGLITYSTHYNNEVATNNVIIPLPFLDNEIDPNSIALPFKIDSLQSLYSEKSAFVLVKYYIASVKCIMSRSSTRTQLQRFNKDFHTWLQQSVRRHLDDEKWYPAFGGVLRVMATLRESGIGNGIMKSKTSGTYQVMPKVDVEGAHQMEKILYKGKEQRNDKMTLNATEIVIIAIVCALLVWLLVGLSLVCYRFLTKSSEECSPCESKTTPFAVLYENTDYCQPDTCSSKSLQKNVLEKLKEWWRNRFGRCPGGCQEHMDEERCLAAISYNSKDSINNSGRIYPRKKYTKSTSASPSGTSRGRTPYKHSVCYSSEGSTTYSDSPAKPR, encoded by the exons ATGAGTATATGCTCCTTATTGTTTCTCTTGATACTTGCAAGTTGCATTTTCAGTAAAAG GGTAATCGATGCTAAATCTTTTAAACGTGATCACAATATCGGCACTGTTTTATTTGAGAGAAATGATTATGGAAAGCAATGCTGGACCAGTGAAGAATTTGCCATTCTTAATAGTCGGAGGatgtttcaagatattttgCCCCAG GTGAAAGTTATCGATTCCCAAAACGATCAGTACATAGCGCATCTCATGgattattttcacatatgtCTCGAGAGTGTGCAGAAGCTGTCTGTTGGCAAAACGAAGCATCTAATGTTGAAAGCTCTGGCAGATACTCTTGGCGGTTACTTGCGGGTTTACATCCTGCCTATCACAAGACGCTCGTATTACGCAGGGAATATCAAGTATCGTAACGCGAAGATGCTGTTTGAGCTCTTCGATGAGCTGAAGATCTTCCTTCGGACGAACGGGGCTGGTTGGTCGAAGCCTAGTCAGGACgttgaaaatatcaagattCCTCCCATCGTAATTACACCACCGAAAACATCGATTGCTTGTAACGGGCTTATTACATATTCGACGC ATTATAATAACGAAGTTGCGACGAACAATGTCATCATACCACTTCCGTTTCTCGATAACGAAATTGATCCTAACAG CATTGCGCTGCCCTTTAAAATTGACAGCCTGCAATCTTTGTATTCGGAAAAGTCAGCTTTCGTTCTCGTAAAGTACTACATTGCCAGCGTGAAGTGTATTATGTCACGATCGAGCACGAGAACACAATTACAAAGATTCAACAAAGACTTCCACACTTGGTTGCAACAATCC GTACGTCGACACCTGGATGACGAAAAGTGGTATCCGGCATTCGGGGGTGTTCTCAGAGTAATGGCCACCTTGCGGGAATCGG GTATAGGAAATGGAATTATGAAGAGCAAAACAAGTGGAACTTATCAAGTTATGCCCAAAGTAGATGTGGAAGGTGCGCATCAGATGGAAAAGATACTTTACAAAGGAAAGGAACAAC GCAACGACAAAATGACACTTAACGCTACGGAGATCGTGATTATAGCGATAGTATGTGCATTGCTAGTATGGTTACTGGTGGGTTTAAGCTTGGTGTGCTACAGATTCCTTACCAAGTCATCCGAGGAATGTTCACCCTGCGAATCAAAAACTACTCC aTTCGCGGTTCTATATGAGAATACGGATTATTGCCAGCCGGATACGTGCTCCTCGAAATCATTGCAGAAGAATGtgcttgaaaaattgaaagaatggTGGAGAAATAGGTTTGGACGATGCCCAGGGGGATGCCAGGAGCATATGGATGAGGAGCGTTGCTTAGCCGCAATCAGTTACAACAGCAAAGACAGCATTAATAACAGCGGCAGAATTTATCC GCGAAAGAAATACACTAAATCAACTTCCGCTTCGCCATCGGGAACATCTCGAGGTCGTACACCTTACAAA CACAGTGTTTGCTATAGTTCCGAAGGATCGACCACCTACTCCGATAGTCCCGCCAAGCCAAGATAA
- the LOC126850262 gene encoding leucine-rich repeat and death domain-containing protein 1-like isoform X2, with product MSDIAENLLIQYYGLSTKSETEKFLSIHECVSNVENDVEKLIGEQSTVDTANDNDTSKETEEQENDVENEERNSETDIPTRSSRTLEWEELEDDEKTSSSFDIIFGENTVSNLYENTNASSGKEKQDLILHNARAIILEPEDNEGNDLYLSLNEDALPDSASDVSSITEEKKTKKSPNTSISPSTPPPNKSQIYNENFVDLTSAGLTSFPIEVIEKYPTIQMLYLENNNLSELPKELFVSLSYLQWLDVRNNQLTNLPTSIRSHPSLESILLQGNKFEKLPLELCLVPKLKILNVAHNPIITPPKDIIALGCSGILNYLRTEWNKLHPDEPAISVERKIEPKLSTILCYQSPHQKRRKLSKISQRASKSTNDIGSFKGVSVRKRSRAYKPSNRCENKGINIAMEQQMQWMSKARELFNAQSATIQKIKDSDAIKEWRRDKRSFSKSMEKVSRRNEDDIPFAINIIDYPAIRKQPQKAV from the exons ATGTCCGATATCGCGGAAAATCTTCTCATACAGTATTATGGATTGTCCACGAAATCGGAAActgaaaaatttctatcaattcATGAATGCGTGAGCAATGTGGAGAATGACGTAGAGAAATTGATTGGCGAACAATCGACAGTGGATACAGCAAACGACAATGACACGTCCAAAGAAACGGAAGAACAG gaAAACGATGTTGAGAACGAGGAAAGAAATTCCGAAACTGATATTCCGACGAGATCCTCTCGAACATTAGAATGGGAAGAATTAGAAGACGATGAAAAAACTTCATCTagtttcgatattattttcggAGAAAATACAGTGagcaatttatatgaaaataccAATGCTTCTTCTGGCAAAGAGAAACAAGATCTTATCTTACACAATGCCAGAGCCATCATTTTAG AACCAGAAGACAACGAAGGAAACGATTTATATCTCTCACTTAACGAAGACGCATTGCCGGATAGTGCTTCAGATGTTTCCTCAATaacggaagagaaaaaaacgaaGAAGTCTCCAAATACAAGTATCTCACCCTCGACGCCACCGCCAAATAAATCTCAAATATACAACGAAAACTTTGTAGATTTAACGAGTGCTGGTCTTACATCGTTTCCCATTGAAGTGATCGAAAAATATCCTACAATACAA atgctatatttagaaaataataatctctccGAGCTTCCTAAAGAGCTTTTCGTTTCTTTGTCATATTTGCAATGGCTAGACGTTAGAAATAATCAATTGACAAATTTACCTACGAGTATTCGATCACATCCTTCGCTGGAAAGCATTCTGTTACAAGgaaataaattcgaaaaattgcCATTAGAACTCT GCCTGGTACCAAAACTTAAAATACTCAATGTAGCACATAATCCTATCATTACACCTCCAAAGGATATTATAGCTCTTGGATGTTCGGGTATTCTCAACTACCTCCGAACTGAATGGAATAAATTGCATCCGGATGAGCCTGCGATATCTGTGGAGC gaaaaattGAACCAAAATTATCAACAATTTTGTGTTATCAATCTCCTCACCAAAAACGtcgaaaattgtcaaaaatttcaCAGCGAGCATCGAAAAGCACCAATGATATCGGTTCGTTCAAGGGCGTTTCGGTCAGGAAGAGGAGCAGAGCTTACAAACCCAGTAATAG ATGCGAGAATAAAGGAATCAATATTGCTATGGAACAGCAGATGCAATGGATGTCTAAAGCGAGAGAATTATTCAATGCACAATCGGCaacaattcaaaaaattaa aGATTCGGACGCTATAAAAGAATGGAGACGTGATAAACGAAGTTTCAGTAAAAGTATGGAGAAAGTATCGAGAAGAAATGAAG aCGATATTCCATTCGCAATCAACATCATAGATTATCCTGCGATACGGAAACAACCACAAAAAGcggtataa
- the LOC126850237 gene encoding transcription elongation factor SPT5, translated as MSDSEGASDGGSRSRSSGSRSPSRSRSRSRSPSGSEDGDAKADEAEEVRSGDEETVEPEEEPEGEDLGSSEYDEEEEEEDDDRPRKKKKKDRFGGFIIDEAEVDDEVEDDDDWEEGAQEIGIVGNEVDELGPTAREIEGRRRGTNLWDSQKEDEIEEYLRKKYADESIAVRHFGDGGEEMSDEITQQTLLPGVKDPNLWMVKCRIGEEKSTVLLLMRKFITYQFSGEPLQIKSVVAPEGVKGYIYIEAYKQPHVKAAIENVGNLRMGIWKQQMVPIKEMTDVLRVVKEQTGLKAKQWVRLKRGIYKDDIAQVDYVDLAQNQVHLKLLPRIDYTRPRGALRTAQSESEALKRKRKRRPPAKPFDPEAIRAIGGEVTSDGDFLIFEGNRYSRKGFLYKNFTTSAIIAEGVKPTLSELERFEEAPEGVEIDLSGAPGTGVSGKEDQALTHSFSNGDNVEVCEGELINLQGKIVSIDGHMIMVMPKHEELKEALEFQASELRKYFTQGDHVKVVAGRYEGDTGLIVRVEQNRVVLFSDLSMHELEVLPRDLQLCSDMATGVDSLGQFQWGDLVQLDTQTVGVIVRLERENFHVLSMHGKVVEARPQGLTKRRENKNAVALDSQQNTIQKKDIVKVVDGPHAGRGGEIKHLYRSFAFLHSRMFVDNGGIFVCKTRHLQLSGGNKTNSINSMSPVAGFMSPRIASPMHPSGGGFGRGGGGGGRGRGRGGGSGARRDRELIGTTIKITGGPYKGNVGIVKDATETTARVELHSTCQTISVDRSHIANVGVPTKDGGFSSYNRTPAYGAGGQTPMYARDGSKTPMHGSQTPMYENGSRTPHYGSMTPSHDGSRTPGQSGAWDPAVTNTPARTNDFDGYSMEEGGSPGYAPGYPPTGGPFTPQTPGTMYGSEQSFSSYQPSPSPAGSATASPSPAGYVATPSPSGTGYTTSPHGAFATPSPMSYSPMTPGVAGSPYNPQTPGSGLDAGVGSSISGSDWHTTDIEVRIRDSHDDPALAGQQAVIRGISGGMCTVYLPTEDRVVNLGCEQLEPVVPSRGDRVKVILGEDREAVGTLLSIDNQEGVVKLNTEEIKFLQLRFLCKMKASNT; from the exons ATGTCGGATTCGGAAG GTGCAAGCGATGGTGGAAGTCGTTCGCGAAGTTCTGGATCCAGGAGTCCGTCTAGGTCTCGTTCACGTTCTCGATCACCATCTGG ttCAGAGGATGGAGATGCAAAGGCAGACGAGGCAGAAGAAGTTAGATCGGGAGATGAAGAAACTGTTGAACCAGAAGAGGAACCTGAAg gAGAAGACTTGGGTAGCAGTGAATATgatgaggaagaagaagaagaagacgacGATAGaccaaggaaaaaaaagaagaaagatagaTTTGGTGGTTTTATTATAGATGAAGCTGAAGTGGATGATGAAGTTGAGGATGATGATGATTGGGAGGAAGGTGCCCAAGAAATTGGTATTGTAGGAAACGAAGTGGATGAATTGGGGCCAACTGCACGTGAGATTGAAGGAAGACGTAGAGGTACAAATCTATGGGa ttcacagaaagaagatgaaattgaagaataccttagaaaaaaatatgctgaTGAATCGATTGCTGTTCGTCATTTTGGCGATGGTGGTGAAGAAATGAGTGATGAGATTACTCAGCAAACTCTGTTGCCCGGTGTAAAAGATCCTAATTTGTGGATGGTGAAATGTCGTATAGGAGAAGAAAAATCTACTGTGCTTTTATTGAtgcgaaaatttattacatatcaattttcgg gtGAACCTCTCCAGATAAAATCCGTTGTGGCTCCAGAAGGTGTTAAGGgttacatttatatagaagCTTACAAGCAGCCTCATGTAAAAGCTGCTATCGAAAATGTTGGAAACCTCAGAATGGGTATATGGAAGCAGCAAATGGTACCGATTAAAGAGATGACAGATGTGTTGCGAGTTGTTAAAGAACAGACTGGTTTAAAAGCTAAACAATGGGTCCGTTTGAAACGAGGCATTTATAAGGATGATATAGCTCAAGTCGATTATGTCGACTTAGCACAAAACCAGGTTCATCTAAAATTATTGCCAAGAATAGATTACACTAGACCCCGTGGTGCATTGAGAACAGCACAGAGCGAATCCGAAGCATTGAAACGCAAAAGGAAAAGAAGACCACCGGCAAAACCATTTGATCCTGAAGCTATTCGTGCTATTGGTGGAGAGGTTACAAGCGATGGagattttctgatttttgaaGGAAATAGATATAGTCGAAAAGG cTTTCTTTATAAGAATTTCACCACAAGTGCTATTATCGCAGAAGGTGTTAAACCTACACTTTCCGAATTAGAGAGATTTGAAGAAGCACCAGAAGGTGTTGAGATAGATTTAAGTGGTGCACCAGGAACTGGTGTTTCTGGAAAAGAAGATCAAGCTTTAACTCATTCCTTTAGTAATGGAGATAATGTAGAAGTGTGTGAAGGTGAATTGATAAATCTACAAGGAAAAATCGTTTCCATAGATGGACACATGATTATGGTTATGCCAAAGCATGAAGAACTCAAAGAAGCTTTGGAATTCCAAGCTTCAGaattacgaaaatattttacacaggGCGATCACGTAAAG gtTGTAGCTGGAAGATACGAAGGCGATACAGGCTTGATTGTCAGGGTAGAACAAAATAGAGTAGTTTTGTTTTCTGATTTATCAATGCATGAACTTGAGGTTCTTCCAAGGGATTTACAATTATGTTCTGACATGGCGACTGGCGTCGATAGTTTAGGACAATTCCAATGGGGTGACTTGGTACAACTTGATACACAAACAGTCGGCGTCATCGTGCGATTGGAACGTGAGAATTTCCATGTACTTTCTATGCATGGAAAAGTGGTCGAAGCGAGACCGCAGGGTCTTACGAAGCGTCGAGAGAATAAAAACGCGGTCGCTTTGGATTCGCAACAAAACACCAtacaaaagaaagatattgttAAGGTGGTTGACGGGCCGCATGCAGGTCGAGGTGgtgaaattaaacatttatataggAGTTTTGCTTTTTTACATTCGCGAATGTTCGTCGACAATGGTGGTATATTTGTGTGCAAGACCAGACATTTACAACTATCTGGTGGGAATAAgacaaattctataaattccATGTCACCAGTGGCAGGATTTATGTCACCTAGAATTGCTTCCCCAATGCATCCCAGTGG AGGTGGTTTTGGTCGAGGAGGTGGTGGAGGTGGAAGAGGCAGAGGTCGTGGTGGCGGTAGTGGTGCGAGACGCGACAGGGAATTAATTGGAACTACTATTAAGATAACTGGTGGACCATACAAAGGAAACGTGGGTATTGTAAAGGATGCGACAGAGACCACAGCACGCGTGGAGCTGCACTCCACTTGCCAAACGATTTCTGTCGATCGATCTCACATAGCGAACGTCGGTGTCCCGACAAAGGATGGCGGTTTCAGCAGTTACAACAGAACTCCAGCCTATGGAGCCGGTGGACAAACACCGATGTATGCGAGAGATGGATCGAAGACGCCTATGCACGGTTCTCAAACACCTATGTACGAaa ATGGCTCTCGCACTCCTCATTATGGTTCGATGACACCATCTCATGATGGTTCGCGAACTCCAGGACAATCAGGAGCCTGGGACCCGGCAGTTACTAACACACCCGCCAGAACGAACGATTTTGATGGGTACAGTATGGAAGAGGGTGGTTCTCCCGGTTATGCGCCTGGATATCCACCTACTGGAGGACCATTTACCCCACAAACTCCAGGCACCATGTATGGTTCGGAACAAAGCTTTAGCTCATATCAACCAAGTCCTAGTCCTGCGGGCAGCGCTACCGCAAGTCCGAGTCCTGCAGGTTATGTTGCTACTCCGTCCCCAAGTGGCACTGGATATACTACCAGTCCTCATGGAGCATTTGCAACACCATCTCCGATGAGTTACAGTCCTATGACACCTG gaGTGGCAGGTAGCCCTTACAATCCACAAACACCTGGTTCTGGATTGGATGCAGGTGTTGGTTCTAGCATAAGTGGTTCAGATTGGCATACGACAGATATTGAAGTACGCATTCGTGACTCTCATGATGATCCTGCACTTGCTGGACAGCAAGCTGTCATTCGAGGAATTTCT ggCGGTATGTGCACCGTTTATTTACCTACCGAAGACCGAGTTGTTAATTTAGGATGTGAACAATTGGAACCTGTAGTACCATCGCGTGGCGATCGAGTCAAAGTAATTCTAGGAGAAGATCGTGAAGCCGTCGGCACTTTACTTTCAATCGACAATCAAGAAGGTGTGGTGAAACTCAATACGGAAGAGATCAAATTCCTACAATTgcgatttttatgtaaaatgaaaGCATCtaacacataa